A single Helicobacter sp. 'house sparrow 1' DNA region contains:
- a CDS encoding heavy metal translocating P-type ATPase, with protein MKKIYLKNVDCPSCASKIEDALRKIDAQVSLSFPSCVLSIHTDDLDAVYKIIKRIEPKVEIDEGLEETFSHQKIFLVLIGFAIALILQWNDLDKLSYFFLIFSYVFAVKPVILGSISSLKNRVFFDENTLMLSASIAAFFIQAFTEAVAIMVFYSLGEHLQSFAIYRSKKSFKMLINTMPDQISVEKDGIREIKNITEVQLGEVAIFNAGELIALDGEVLSGEGSLDVQAITGESLPVAVTKGDRVLSGSVVLDTSLKILITQTYENSFMLKMKTMLEQAIDKKTRAQSFITKFARFYTPIVFIFAVLVSIIPPFLGYGDFREWLYRALVVLMVSCPCALVLAIPLGYFSAIGCASKNGILIKSAEFLEKLNEISLIIFDKTGTLTTGKLEIKSLYPFETSQDELLESAYIGMQNSNHLIASSFKREKKEEILDSREFAGKGVMVKIKDAIIFAGNAKLMKEQGISYQEPRDTGIVVHIARNQKYLGYILLKEEMRQETSKAVEFLKALQKEIIIVSGDTIKNVQEIATQLGIKYYAQALPEDKYQILQSYQKKNPTMFVGDGINDAPSLALADIGVSMGIRGSDMSKQGSDILLLQDDLMGIPKIFKIARKTKAILWQNVILALGIKLVFIILGIFGIASIWEAVFGDVGVSLLALLNTFRIFKVN; from the coding sequence TTGAAAAAAATTTATTTAAAAAATGTTGATTGTCCTAGTTGTGCGAGTAAAATAGAGGATGCATTAAGAAAAATTGATGCACAAGTATCTTTAAGTTTTCCATCTTGTGTTTTATCTATTCATACAGATGATCTAGATGCAGTTTATAAGATTATAAAGAGAATTGAACCAAAAGTAGAAATTGATGAGGGGTTAGAAGAAACTTTTTCTCATCAGAAAATCTTTCTTGTACTAATTGGTTTTGCAATCGCTTTGATACTCCAATGGAATGACCTTGATAAACTATCTTATTTCTTTTTGATTTTTAGCTATGTATTTGCTGTCAAACCTGTAATTTTGGGATCAATATCAAGCCTTAAAAATAGAGTTTTTTTTGACGAAAATACATTGATGCTAAGTGCAAGTATTGCTGCTTTTTTTATTCAAGCTTTTACAGAAGCGGTGGCTATTATGGTGTTTTATTCTTTAGGAGAGCACTTGCAGTCTTTTGCAATTTATAGATCAAAAAAGTCTTTCAAGATGTTAATAAACACTATGCCAGATCAAATTAGTGTTGAAAAAGATGGTATTAGAGAAATTAAAAATATAACTGAAGTGCAATTGGGTGAGGTTGCAATATTTAATGCAGGGGAGTTAATAGCTTTAGATGGTGAAGTTCTTAGTGGAGAAGGCAGTCTTGATGTTCAAGCAATTACAGGAGAGAGTCTTCCAGTTGCTGTGACTAAAGGGGATAGGGTTTTGAGTGGAAGTGTAGTTTTAGATACAAGTTTAAAAATACTAATTACACAAACTTATGAAAATAGTTTTATGCTAAAAATGAAAACAATGCTTGAGCAGGCAATTGATAAAAAAACAAGAGCGCAAAGTTTTATTACAAAATTTGCGAGATTTTACACTCCTATTGTTTTTATCTTTGCTGTTTTAGTAAGCATTATACCTCCTTTTCTTGGGTATGGAGATTTTAGAGAATGGCTTTATCGTGCTCTAGTTGTTTTGATGGTGAGTTGTCCTTGTGCCCTTGTTTTAGCTATTCCTCTTGGATATTTTAGTGCAATTGGTTGTGCAAGTAAGAATGGAATCTTGATTAAGAGTGCAGAGTTTTTAGAAAAGCTTAATGAAATTAGTTTGATTATTTTTGATAAAACAGGAACTTTAACTACAGGAAAATTAGAGATAAAATCACTGTATCCTTTTGAGACTTCCCAAGATGAGCTATTAGAAAGTGCTTATATTGGAATGCAAAATTCTAATCATCTTATCGCATCAAGCTTTAAAAGAGAAAAAAAAGAAGAAATACTTGATAGCAGAGAATTTGCTGGTAAGGGTGTAATGGTAAAAATAAAAGATGCAATCATTTTTGCAGGCAATGCAAAATTGATGAAAGAGCAGGGTATTTCTTATCAAGAACCTCGAGATACGGGAATTGTAGTCCATATTGCAAGAAATCAAAAATATCTTGGATATATTCTTTTGAAAGAGGAAATGAGGCAAGAGACATCAAAGGCTGTAGAATTTCTTAAAGCATTGCAAAAGGAGATAATTATTGTTAGTGGAGATACTATCAAAAATGTTCAAGAAATAGCAACGCAATTAGGCATTAAATATTATGCACAAGCTTTACCAGAGGATAAATACCAGATATTGCAGTCCTATCAAAAGAAAAACCCAACAATGTTTGTGGGAGATGGGATTAATGATGCACCTTCCTTAGCACTTGCAGATATAGGTGTAAGTATGGGAATAAGGGGAAGTGATATGAGTAAGCAGGGATCTGATATTTTATTATTGCAAGATGATTTGATGGGGATTCCAAAAATTTTTAAGATTGCAAGGAAGACAAAAGCGATTCTTTGGCAGAATGTTATTCTAGCATTAGGGATTAAATTGGTCTTTATTATATTGGGCATCTTTGGAATAGCAAGTATATGGGAAGCTGTTTTTGGAGATGTTGGTGTCAGTTTGCTTGCGCTATTAAATACATTTAGAATTTTTAAAGTTAATTAA
- a CDS encoding undecaprenyl-diphosphate phosphatase, whose product MDVIQAIVMGIVEGLTEFLPVSSTGHMILAGHFLGVDQESDFTKTFEIAIQLGSILAVVFVLYQRFLKGISVWLKLLVGFVPTGLIGFFAYKYIKNLFVPQTVAYMLIIGGIVFLWVEWRNKRLPKEVTLKNSLDEVSYKQAFVVGLCQSLAMIPGTSRSGATIVAGLLVGFSRTLAAEFSFMLAIPTMFAATTYDIYKNMHIMYSHNLFLLFIGALVAFFTALVSIKLFLGFVSRFSYIPFGIYRILIGALMLLYFWKLNA is encoded by the coding sequence ATGGATGTAATTCAAGCAATTGTTATGGGAATTGTGGAGGGATTGACAGAATTTTTGCCAGTCTCTTCTACTGGACATATGATATTGGCTGGACATTTTTTAGGAGTTGATCAAGAGAGCGACTTTACTAAGACTTTTGAGATTGCAATACAACTTGGATCTATTCTGGCTGTTGTCTTTGTTTTATATCAGAGGTTTTTGAAGGGCATTAGTGTTTGGCTAAAGCTTCTTGTTGGTTTTGTGCCAACGGGTTTGATTGGTTTTTTTGCCTATAAATACATAAAGAACTTATTTGTTCCCCAGACGGTAGCTTATATGTTGATAATTGGGGGGATTGTATTTTTGTGGGTTGAGTGGAGGAATAAAAGACTTCCTAAAGAAGTAACCCTAAAAAATAGTTTAGATGAGGTGAGTTATAAACAAGCTTTTGTTGTGGGTCTGTGTCAAAGCTTAGCAATGATACCAGGAACTTCAAGGAGTGGTGCTACTATAGTTGCAGGCCTTCTAGTAGGTTTTTCAAGAACTTTAGCAGCTGAGTTTTCTTTTATGCTTGCAATTCCAACTATGTTTGCAGCAACCACTTATGATATCTATAAAAATATGCATATTATGTATTCTCATAATTTATTTTTATTGTTCATAGGGGCTCTAGTTGCTTTTTTTACAGCGCTTGTTAGCATTAAGCTCTTTTTAGGATTTGTAAGTAGATTTAGTTATATACCTTTTGGAATTTATAGAATATTAATTGGGGCTTTAATGCTACTATATTTTTGGAAACTTAATGCGTGA
- a CDS encoding uroporphyrinogen-III synthase: MREIILVNSRKHTEVKTLIVSEIAFVDMFDSLREIKGGFQALVFTSKNAIESLERNIQKYPQFAFLKKIPCYVIGQSSAKALEKYNFSVEYVGQDSHGFGFANEIIPALKKKRVLYFRAKKIVSGLDEILLNSGVKLKQIIAYENKRSSVDRTLKPPPKSILIFTSPSHYLSFIQNFSWDGSYIAIAIGMTTFGVFDTSIEAFVSPRQDIQSCIDFANEIAMRLA; the protein is encoded by the coding sequence ATGCGTGAGATTATTCTAGTTAATTCAAGAAAGCATACAGAAGTAAAGACACTTATAGTGAGTGAAATTGCTTTTGTGGATATGTTTGATTCTTTAAGAGAAATTAAGGGAGGGTTTCAGGCTTTAGTTTTTACTTCAAAAAATGCCATTGAATCTTTAGAAAGAAATATTCAAAAATACCCGCAGTTTGCATTTCTTAAAAAAATTCCTTGTTATGTTATTGGACAAAGTAGTGCAAAAGCTTTAGAAAAATATAATTTTAGTGTAGAGTATGTAGGGCAAGATTCTCATGGTTTTGGTTTTGCTAATGAGATTATACCTGCTCTAAAGAAAAAAAGAGTACTCTATTTTAGGGCAAAAAAGATTGTATCAGGCCTTGATGAAATTCTTTTAAATTCCGGTGTCAAATTAAAACAAATTATTGCTTATGAGAATAAAAGAAGTAGTGTAGATAGAACCCTAAAACCACCACCAAAATCAATCCTAATTTTTACATCCCCAAGTCATTATCTTTCTTTTATACAGAATTTTTCTTGGGATGGAAGTTATATTGCAATTGCTATTGGAATGACTACTTTTGGTGTTTTTGATACAAGTATCGAGGCTTTTGTAAGCCCAAGACAAGATATACAAAGCTGTATAGATTTTGCAAATGAAATTGCAATGCGCTTAGCTTAA
- a CDS encoding catalase, giving the protein MRNKILKLCLIMSIGGFLNADETYDSNQIADIFYSLNGKALTSKEKKINHLHGFCAAGTFEPSKEIMQDIDLPFLGQNHIPTQVRYSLGGAIKSDKSKPRGLALHMMGNNETWTMVMLNSEINFAKNPKEFAEFFQMKIPVNGKVDTQKIKKLTQEVDSYRNFEAYMEKVGISSSVSNTAYYSIHTFMFKDKKSGEMIPARWKFVPLNGIKYLSKEELKQLGDKFLAQKFQKEVAKKPVEYQMYLVLANKGDIIDDTTALWKGEHKELLVGTLKVEKYEGEGCNNDVYFPSELPSGVGEPKDPLFKVRNETYGVTFGRRQ; this is encoded by the coding sequence ATGAGAAATAAAATATTGAAACTATGTTTAATTATGTCTATAGGAGGTTTCTTAAATGCAGATGAAACCTATGATTCTAATCAGATAGCTGATATTTTTTACAGTTTAAATGGGAAGGCTTTGACTTCAAAAGAAAAGAAGATTAATCATTTACATGGATTTTGCGCAGCTGGCACCTTTGAACCTTCAAAAGAGATTATGCAGGATATTGATTTGCCATTTCTGGGTCAAAATCACATTCCAACTCAAGTTCGCTATTCATTAGGTGGTGCTATAAAGAGTGATAAAAGTAAGCCTAGAGGTCTTGCTTTGCACATGATGGGTAATAATGAAACTTGGACAATGGTGATGCTAAACTCTGAGATTAATTTTGCAAAAAATCCCAAGGAATTTGCTGAGTTTTTTCAGATGAAAATACCTGTGAATGGAAAGGTAGATACGCAAAAAATAAAAAAGCTTACACAAGAGGTGGATTCTTATCGTAACTTTGAGGCGTATATGGAAAAAGTAGGTATTAGTTCAAGTGTTTCTAACACAGCTTACTATAGTATACATACTTTTATGTTTAAGGATAAAAAGAGCGGAGAGATGATTCCTGCAAGATGGAAATTTGTTCCATTGAATGGGATAAAATATTTAAGTAAAGAAGAATTGAAACAATTAGGAGATAAATTCTTAGCACAAAAGTTTCAAAAAGAGGTTGCTAAGAAGCCTGTTGAGTATCAGATGTATTTGGTTCTTGCAAACAAGGGAGATATTATTGATGATACAACTGCACTTTGGAAAGGAGAACATAAAGAATTGTTAGTAGGAACCCTTAAAGTTGAGAAGTATGAGGGTGAAGGTTGTAACAATGATGTGTATTTTCCATCTGAACTGCCAAGTGGAGTAGGGGAGCCAAAAGATCCTTTATTTAAAGTGCGCAATGAGACTTATGGGGTTACTTTTGGGAGAAGACAATAA